From the Accumulibacter sp. genome, one window contains:
- a CDS encoding entericidin A/B family lipoprotein — MKELNRLLLVLLATVAVAGCNTVQGIGRDIEKGGQAIGRAAR, encoded by the coding sequence ATGAAGGAACTGAACCGGCTTCTGCTCGTTCTGCTGGCGACGGTTGCCGTCGCTGGCTGCAATACGGTACAGGGCATCGGCAGGGATATCGAGAAGGGCGGCCAGGCGATCGGCCGCGCCGCCCGCTAG
- the aroC gene encoding chorismate synthase, with amino-acid sequence MSGNTFGTIFAVTSFGESHGPAIGCVVDGCPPGLAICAADIQAELDRRKPGTSRHVTQRREPDEVEILSGVFAGRTTGTPIALLIRNQDQRSKDYGNLAATFRPGHADYVYTQKYGFRDHRGGGRSSARETAVRVAAGAIARKWLAERYGVRIMGWMSQLGPIGIPFVSADEIDRNPFFAPNAAIVAELEDYMDQLRKSGDSVGARISLTASGLPPGWGEPVYGRLDAEIAYAMMGINAVKGVEIGAGFASISQKGSEHGDEMTAGGFLSNHAGGVLGGISTGQDLLINLAIKPTSSIRLPRRSLTVAGEPIEVVTHGRHDPCVGIRATPIAEAMLALVLIDQALRHRAQCADVVCSTPRVPGRPAG; translated from the coding sequence ATGTCCGGCAACACCTTCGGCACCATTTTCGCCGTCACCTCGTTTGGCGAATCGCACGGACCGGCCATCGGCTGCGTCGTCGATGGCTGCCCGCCGGGATTGGCGATCTGCGCCGCCGACATCCAGGCCGAACTCGACCGCCGCAAGCCCGGCACCTCACGACACGTGACGCAGCGGCGCGAGCCGGACGAAGTCGAGATTCTCTCCGGCGTCTTTGCCGGGCGCACGACCGGCACGCCGATCGCCCTGCTGATCCGCAACCAGGACCAGCGGAGCAAGGATTACGGCAATCTCGCCGCGACCTTTCGCCCGGGCCATGCCGACTACGTGTATACGCAGAAATACGGCTTTCGCGACCATCGCGGCGGCGGCCGCTCGTCGGCGCGCGAGACCGCGGTCCGCGTCGCTGCCGGCGCGATCGCCCGCAAGTGGCTGGCCGAGCGTTACGGTGTGCGCATCATGGGCTGGATGAGCCAGCTCGGGCCGATCGGGATTCCTTTCGTGAGTGCCGACGAGATCGACAGGAATCCGTTTTTTGCGCCGAATGCGGCAATCGTCGCCGAACTCGAAGACTACATGGATCAGTTGCGCAAGTCGGGCGATTCGGTCGGAGCGCGGATCTCGCTCACCGCCAGCGGACTGCCACCCGGCTGGGGGGAACCGGTCTATGGGCGGCTCGACGCGGAGATCGCCTACGCGATGATGGGCATCAATGCGGTCAAGGGGGTCGAGATCGGCGCCGGCTTCGCCAGCATCAGCCAGAAGGGCAGCGAACACGGCGACGAGATGACTGCCGGCGGCTTCCTCAGCAACCATGCCGGTGGCGTCCTTGGCGGCATTTCCACCGGCCAGGATCTGCTCATCAACCTGGCGATCAAGCCGACGTCGAGCATCCGCCTGCCGCGGCGGTCGCTGACCGTCGCCGGAGAACCGATCGAGGTCGTCACGCACGGCCGCCACGACCCCTGTGTCGGCATCCGCGCGACGCCGATTGCCGAAGCGATGCTGGCACTGGTACTGATCGACCAGGCCTTGCGCCACCGCGCCCAGTGCGCCGATGTGGTGTGCTCGACACCGCGTGTCCCGGGACGTCCGGCAGGATGA
- a CDS encoding MFS transporter, translating into MHALPYWRLSGYYFFYFAFIGAFSPYFGLYLQSLAFSAWDIGLLMSQMQLMRLFAPYLWGALADRLGRRLAVVRLAGILGLLAFLPFFMIRGFEAMLVAMALLAFFWSAALPLVEALTFDHLHDDPARYSRIRLWGSIGFIIAVMGTGLLLDHAPLSALLWVVVGTLAGILACAMTVPDAPAHPAVGEQPLLRRILRQTRVRALFAACFAMSAAHGALYVFYSIHLSDHHYSNLLVGSLWSLGVVAEILVFLCMAALLRRFGLRRVLLLSFAAAVLRFLMIGHLVDWLWLMVVAQFLHGLTFGAYHAAAIAAVNRWFPGDCQTRGQALYSTVSFGAGGLLGSLLSGWTWDAWGAAATFALSSLLALIGLLIVAIWVRAADDEVSEPVGRPRRHRAGGTRRP; encoded by the coding sequence ATGCATGCGCTTCCCTATTGGCGCCTTTCCGGCTACTACTTCTTCTACTTCGCCTTCATCGGCGCGTTCTCGCCCTACTTCGGGCTCTACCTCCAATCACTCGCCTTTTCCGCCTGGGACATCGGCCTGCTGATGTCGCAGATGCAGCTGATGCGGCTGTTCGCGCCCTACCTGTGGGGTGCCCTCGCCGACCGCCTCGGCCGCCGGCTCGCCGTTGTCCGCCTGGCGGGCATCCTGGGCCTGCTCGCTTTCCTGCCGTTCTTCATGATCCGCGGCTTCGAGGCCATGCTGGTGGCCATGGCGCTGCTGGCCTTCTTCTGGAGTGCAGCGCTGCCGCTCGTCGAAGCGCTGACTTTCGACCACCTGCACGACGACCCGGCGCGCTACAGCCGTATCCGGCTGTGGGGATCGATCGGCTTCATCATTGCCGTCATGGGCACCGGCCTGCTGCTCGACCACGCGCCCCTGTCGGCGCTGTTGTGGGTGGTCGTCGGCACGCTCGCCGGCATCCTGGCCTGCGCCATGACCGTTCCCGACGCCCCGGCGCATCCGGCAGTGGGCGAGCAACCGCTGCTGCGCCGCATCCTGCGGCAGACGCGCGTGCGGGCGCTCTTTGCCGCGTGCTTCGCGATGTCGGCAGCGCACGGAGCGCTCTACGTCTTCTACTCGATCCATCTCTCCGACCATCATTACAGCAATCTCCTCGTCGGCAGCCTGTGGTCCCTCGGCGTCGTCGCCGAGATCCTCGTCTTCCTCTGCATGGCCGCACTGCTGCGACGATTCGGGTTGCGCCGGGTGCTCCTCCTCAGTTTTGCCGCCGCTGTGCTGCGCTTCCTGATGATCGGCCATCTGGTCGACTGGCTGTGGCTCATGGTCGTCGCCCAGTTCCTGCACGGTCTGACCTTCGGCGCCTACCATGCGGCGGCGATCGCGGCCGTCAATCGCTGGTTTCCCGGCGATTGCCAGACACGCGGTCAGGCGCTGTACTCGACCGTCTCCTTTGGTGCCGGTGGCCTGCTCGGCAGCCTGCTCAGCGGTTGGACCTGGGACGCCTGGGGCGCCGCAGCGACCTTTGCCCTGAGTTCGCTGCTCGCCCTGATCGGCTTGCTCATCGTCGCCATCTGGGTGCGCGCGGCTGACGACGAAGTCAGCGAACCAGTCGGCAGACCGCGTCGGCATCGAGCTGGCGGCACGCGCCGGCCATGA
- the asd gene encoding aspartate-semialdehyde dehydrogenase → MRTLGLVGWRGMVGSVLVQRMVDEGDFAHVEPHFFSTSAVGGKAPEVAGREAGTLHDATSIETLSQMDIIITCQGGDYTREVFPRLRAAGWQGHWIDAASTLRMSDEAVIILDPVNRDVIRDALVKGGRNWIGGNCTVSLMLMGLGGLFRHDLVEWISAMTYQAASGAGAQNMRELLQQMGALHAAVSAQLADPAAAILDIDRRVTETMRSPGFPTGNFRQTALAGSLIPWIDVPVAGGQSKEEWKGGAECNKILGRPAFRSPGSIPVDGLCVRIGAMRCHAQGLTVKLRRDVPLDELADIVAQGNPWVKVVANEREATERELTPAAVSGTLTIPVGRLHKLAMGPEYLAAFTVGDQLLWGAAEPLRRMLRILLDD, encoded by the coding sequence ATGAGAACGCTTGGTCTGGTTGGCTGGCGCGGCATGGTGGGCTCGGTCCTCGTGCAGCGGATGGTGGACGAGGGGGATTTCGCACACGTCGAACCACACTTCTTCTCGACCTCGGCAGTCGGTGGCAAGGCACCGGAAGTCGCCGGCAGGGAAGCCGGCACGCTGCACGACGCCACGTCGATCGAGACCCTCAGCCAGATGGACATCATCATCACCTGCCAGGGTGGTGACTACACCAGGGAAGTCTTTCCCCGCTTGCGGGCTGCCGGCTGGCAGGGCCACTGGATCGACGCCGCGTCGACGCTGCGCATGAGCGACGAGGCGGTGATCATCCTCGATCCGGTCAACCGCGACGTGATCCGCGATGCGCTCGTCAAGGGCGGTCGCAACTGGATCGGTGGCAACTGCACCGTGTCGCTGATGCTGATGGGGCTCGGCGGTCTCTTCCGCCACGACCTCGTCGAGTGGATCAGTGCCATGACCTACCAGGCGGCTTCCGGCGCCGGCGCCCAGAACATGCGCGAACTGCTGCAGCAGATGGGCGCGCTGCACGCTGCCGTCAGTGCGCAACTCGCCGACCCGGCGGCAGCCATCCTCGACATCGACCGCCGGGTCACCGAGACGATGCGCTCGCCGGGCTTTCCCACCGGGAACTTCCGCCAGACCGCGCTGGCCGGCAGCCTGATCCCGTGGATCGACGTTCCCGTCGCCGGCGGGCAGTCGAAGGAGGAGTGGAAGGGCGGCGCCGAGTGCAACAAGATCCTTGGCCGTCCCGCCTTCCGCTCCCCGGGCAGCATCCCGGTCGACGGTCTGTGCGTGCGCATCGGCGCCATGCGCTGCCACGCCCAGGGGCTGACGGTCAAGCTCCGGCGCGACGTGCCGCTCGACGAACTTGCCGACATCGTCGCGCAGGGCAACCCGTGGGTGAAGGTGGTGGCCAACGAGCGCGAGGCGACGGAGCGCGAGCTGACGCCGGCCGCTGTCAGTGGCACCCTGACCATACCCGTCGGTCGCCTGCACAAGCTGGCGATGGGTCCGGAATACCTCGCCGCCTTCACCGTTGGCGACCAGTTGCTCTGGGGTGCGGCCGAACCGCTGCGGCGGATGCTGCGCATCCTGCTCGATGACTGA
- a CDS encoding YdcH family protein, with amino-acid sequence MQVEHHDLHLEFPEYLDSIRALKVGNEEFGRLYDEYQELTREVERLEEEDLPVDDFTIENMKKQRVWLKDQMYRMLRSFSPPG; translated from the coding sequence ATGCAAGTTGAGCACCACGACCTTCACCTGGAGTTCCCCGAGTATCTCGATTCGATTCGGGCGCTGAAAGTGGGGAACGAGGAGTTCGGAAGACTCTACGACGAGTACCAGGAACTCACGCGGGAGGTCGAGCGCCTGGAAGAAGAGGACCTGCCGGTCGACGATTTCACGATCGAGAACATGAAGAAGCAGCGCGTCTGGCTGAAGGACCAGATGTACCGCATGCTGCGCTCTTTCAGCCCACCGGGCTGA
- the leuD gene encoding 3-isopropylmalate dehydratase small subunit, translating to MEKFTRLDGLVVPLDRANVDTDAIIPKQFLKSIRRSGFGPNLFDEWRYLDAGEPGKDNARRPRNPDFVLNQPRYEGAQILLTRQNFGCGSSREHAPWALLDYGLRVVIAESFADIFYNNCFKNGILPVVLPANTIDSLFALVTATVGCRLLVDLERQCICRPDGETLPFTVDPFRRDCLLNGWDDIGLSLRHAELIRAFEERRRREQPWLFVDAFPARGG from the coding sequence ATGGAAAAATTCACCCGCCTCGATGGGCTCGTCGTGCCCCTCGACCGCGCCAACGTCGACACCGACGCGATCATCCCGAAGCAGTTCCTGAAGTCGATCAGGCGTTCGGGCTTTGGTCCCAACCTGTTCGACGAATGGCGCTACCTGGATGCCGGCGAACCCGGAAAGGACAACGCGCGGCGACCGCGCAACCCCGACTTCGTGCTCAATCAGCCGCGCTACGAGGGAGCGCAGATCCTGCTGACGCGGCAGAACTTCGGCTGTGGCAGCTCGCGTGAGCACGCGCCCTGGGCCCTCCTCGACTACGGTCTGCGCGTCGTGATTGCCGAGAGTTTTGCCGACATCTTCTACAACAACTGCTTCAAGAACGGCATCCTGCCGGTCGTTCTGCCAGCCAACACGATCGACTCGCTGTTCGCGCTCGTCACTGCGACCGTCGGCTGCCGGCTGCTCGTCGACCTCGAACGGCAGTGCATCTGCCGTCCCGACGGCGAGACCCTGCCGTTCACCGTCGATCCGTTCCGGCGCGACTGCCTGCTCAACGGCTGGGACGACATCGGCTTGAGCCTGCGCCATGCCGAGCTGATCAGGGCTTTCGAAGAACGGCGCCGCCGCGAGCAGCCGTGGCTGTTCGTCGATGCATTTCCAGCAAGAGGTGGATGA
- the leuC gene encoding 3-isopropylmalate dehydratase large subunit, with the protein MPQTLYEKLWQDHVVHQEADGTALIYIDRHLVHEVTSPQAFEGLKLAGRKPWRASSIVATADHNTPTDHWDRGIEDPVSRLQIETLDANIREVGALAYFPFKDPRQGIVHVVSPESGATLPGMSVVCGDSHTSTHGAFACMAQGIGTSEVEHVLATQCLLQKKSKTMLVRVEGVLGRGVTAKDVALAIIGRLGTAGGNGHAIEFAGSAIRGLSMEGRMTLCNMAIEAGARLGLIAVDEVTIDYLRGRPFAPTGEMWERAVACWRRLHSDAGADFDCVLEMPAADIRPQVTWGTSPEMVVAVDSRVPDPAAESDPQRRQGMERALHYMGLQPNLPIRDIRLDKIFIGSCTNSRIEDLRAAAAIVRGRRLASNIRLALVVPGSGLVKQQAESEGLHEIFRAAGFEWREPGCSMCLAMNADRLEPGERCASTSNRNFEGRQGAGGRTHLVSPEMAAAAAVAGHFCDVSEWT; encoded by the coding sequence ATGCCGCAAACCTTGTATGAAAAACTATGGCAGGACCACGTCGTCCATCAGGAAGCCGATGGCACGGCGCTGATCTACATCGACCGCCACCTGGTGCACGAAGTCACCAGCCCACAGGCTTTCGAAGGCCTCAAGCTGGCCGGGCGCAAGCCTTGGCGCGCGTCGTCGATCGTCGCCACCGCCGACCACAACACACCGACCGATCACTGGGACCGCGGCATAGAGGATCCAGTGTCGCGGCTGCAGATCGAGACGCTCGACGCCAACATCCGCGAGGTCGGGGCGCTGGCCTACTTTCCGTTCAAGGATCCGCGTCAGGGTATCGTCCATGTCGTGAGCCCGGAGAGCGGCGCGACGCTGCCCGGCATGTCGGTCGTCTGCGGCGATTCGCATACCAGCACGCACGGCGCCTTTGCCTGCATGGCGCAGGGCATCGGCACCTCCGAGGTCGAGCACGTGCTGGCGACGCAATGCCTGCTGCAGAAGAAGTCGAAGACGATGCTGGTGCGGGTCGAGGGCGTTCTCGGTCGCGGGGTCACGGCGAAGGACGTCGCGCTGGCGATCATTGGCCGCCTCGGTACCGCCGGCGGCAACGGTCATGCCATCGAGTTCGCCGGCAGCGCGATTCGCGGCCTGTCGATGGAGGGGCGGATGACGCTCTGCAACATGGCGATCGAAGCGGGCGCCCGTCTCGGCCTGATCGCCGTCGATGAGGTGACCATCGACTACCTGCGCGGCCGCCCCTTCGCGCCGACCGGCGAGATGTGGGAGCGGGCCGTCGCCTGCTGGCGCCGGCTGCACAGCGATGCGGGAGCGGATTTCGACTGCGTGCTCGAAATGCCGGCAGCGGACATCCGGCCGCAGGTCACTTGGGGAACGTCGCCGGAGATGGTCGTGGCGGTGGATTCGCGCGTTCCCGACCCGGCTGCCGAGAGCGACCCGCAGCGCCGGCAGGGGATGGAACGGGCGCTGCACTACATGGGGCTGCAGCCGAACCTGCCGATCCGCGACATCCGGCTGGACAAGATTTTCATCGGCTCGTGCACCAACTCGCGCATCGAAGACCTGCGTGCTGCGGCAGCCATCGTCCGCGGCCGCAGGCTGGCGAGCAACATCCGGCTGGCGCTCGTCGTTCCCGGCTCCGGCCTGGTCAAGCAGCAGGCGGAAAGCGAAGGGCTGCACGAGATTTTTCGCGCCGCCGGTTTCGAGTGGCGCGAGCCCGGCTGCTCGATGTGCCTGGCGATGAATGCCGACCGGCTCGAGCCGGGCGAGCGCTGCGCCTCGACTTCGAACCGCAACTTCGAGGGGCGCCAGGGTGCCGGCGGCCGGACGCACCTGGTCAGCCCGGAGATGGCAGCAGCGGCGGCCGTTGCCGGCCATTTCTGCGACGTCAGCGAATGGACCTGA
- a CDS encoding FimV/HubP family polar landmark protein: protein MASSLALAVFPLPGHAAGLGKLTVFSGLGQPLRAELEVFASREELAGLKAQIASPEAFKQAGVEYSSTLSGLSVNVDKRPNGQAVIRLTSARPINEPFVDVLVELNWPTGRLLREYTFLLDPPEFAARTAPAPSVARPLAAVSPPAESRPSEERAPRAVRPRASEQRLPANDGGATHEVKRGETLSQIARELKPEGVSLDQMLLGLFRANPDAFDQGNINRLKAGKVLSVPDRAALEAIPKGEAQNVIVAQSADWGTYRKRLGAAAAEAPAREEGPRQQAAGRVSTRVEDKAAGPVEPRDQLKVSKTESADAKPLSAQKRGDEDLIAKEKALRDANERLATLERNVAELQRLLEMKSQTLADLERQSAGKPAPAPTGAQPPASPVTAAAPAAIPTPPPTPAPGVAAPAPAAAPAGPPAEAKPADPAVPAQPPRVDAPPPPPTPVVEAAKTPQPPAAKPAPPPPAAEEPGFLADLLGNPVTLAGGGGIAALLAGYWFYKRRREGAAETELAASGSLTPFGESVADKSIFRNTGGQTVDTSHSIGQTDFSQAGPGSIDTDEVDPVAEADVYMAYGRDAQAEEILLEAKQKEPGRHAIHLKLLEIYLARADAKPFLSLAQELSAATGGVGPEWEKAASMGRQLAPENPLFGQPVAAAEAAGMPPAAMPATTVVASAAMPPEELEDTLTRPGELAGIVAAVGGAAIAAAATPTRDDQVVAQASSASLEELDFDLGGDGGGLMTPSDAGEVALETTLAFAAPQHEQTLDFDLETSLPKDAIPSGEHGDAARLIDDASALEVTMLVAPELPAGERASGASHEFEFDLSEPAADEPAWKVATQPQGPLDEGPEGVAESAEALEFDVRLTESTVLGEAMQNPAFDMSSISLDLGQAETLTAGATPSMMGALDFSFGADQAETVVNPDFAADQTDTEVNPSFGEATALAEQGEISSSEEVATKLDLARAYQEMGDAEGARELLQEVVNEGDSGQRQTALALLAALRD from the coding sequence GTGGCCTCTTCGCTGGCGCTCGCCGTTTTCCCGCTCCCCGGCCATGCGGCCGGACTGGGCAAGCTGACCGTCTTCTCGGGACTCGGGCAACCCCTGCGCGCCGAGCTGGAGGTCTTTGCCAGCCGCGAGGAACTGGCTGGCCTGAAGGCGCAGATCGCCTCACCGGAGGCGTTCAAGCAGGCCGGAGTGGAGTACAGCTCGACTCTCTCCGGTCTCTCCGTGAATGTCGACAAGCGCCCGAACGGCCAGGCCGTCATCCGGCTGACGTCGGCCCGGCCGATCAACGAACCCTTCGTCGATGTCCTCGTCGAACTCAACTGGCCGACGGGCCGCCTTCTGCGCGAGTACACGTTCCTCCTCGATCCGCCGGAGTTCGCCGCCCGCACGGCACCGGCGCCGAGCGTTGCACGACCGCTCGCAGCGGTCAGCCCGCCCGCCGAGAGTCGGCCCAGCGAAGAGCGCGCGCCGCGAGCGGTACGGCCGCGTGCCAGCGAACAGCGGCTACCGGCAAACGACGGCGGGGCGACCCACGAGGTCAAGCGTGGCGAGACCCTGAGCCAGATCGCGCGCGAACTGAAGCCGGAAGGCGTGTCGCTCGACCAGATGCTGCTCGGGCTGTTCCGGGCCAACCCGGATGCCTTCGACCAAGGCAACATCAACCGCCTGAAGGCCGGCAAGGTGCTCTCGGTGCCTGATCGGGCAGCGCTCGAGGCGATCCCGAAGGGCGAGGCGCAGAATGTCATCGTCGCCCAGTCGGCCGACTGGGGAACCTATCGCAAGAGGCTCGGCGCCGCGGCTGCCGAAGCGCCGGCGCGGGAAGAAGGTCCAAGGCAGCAGGCTGCCGGCCGGGTCAGTACCCGGGTCGAGGACAAGGCGGCGGGACCCGTCGAGCCGCGGGATCAGCTCAAGGTCTCGAAGACCGAATCCGCGGATGCCAAACCACTGTCAGCACAGAAGCGCGGCGACGAAGATCTGATCGCCAAGGAGAAGGCACTCCGGGACGCCAATGAACGCTTGGCAACGCTCGAGCGGAATGTAGCCGAACTGCAGCGACTGCTCGAGATGAAGAGCCAGACGCTGGCGGATCTCGAGCGTCAGTCTGCCGGCAAACCGGCGCCGGCACCAACCGGCGCACAGCCTCCAGCAAGCCCGGTGACGGCAGCCGCCCCCGCAGCAATCCCGACGCCCCCCCCGACGCCCGCCCCTGGCGTAGCGGCACCAGCACCGGCAGCAGCGCCCGCAGGCCCACCGGCCGAGGCGAAGCCGGCCGATCCCGCCGTGCCGGCACAGCCACCGCGGGTCGACGCGCCACCGCCGCCGCCAACGCCGGTTGTGGAGGCAGCCAAGACACCGCAACCGCCGGCCGCGAAACCTGCCCCACCGCCGCCAGCGGCGGAAGAACCGGGCTTCCTCGCCGATCTTCTGGGCAATCCGGTGACCCTCGCCGGCGGTGGCGGCATCGCGGCACTGCTCGCCGGATACTGGTTCTACAAACGCCGTCGCGAAGGTGCCGCCGAAACGGAACTGGCTGCGTCCGGCAGCTTGACGCCATTCGGCGAGAGCGTGGCCGACAAGTCGATATTCCGCAACACCGGCGGGCAGACTGTCGACACCTCGCACTCGATCGGGCAGACCGATTTCAGCCAGGCTGGACCCGGGAGCATCGACACGGACGAGGTCGACCCTGTCGCCGAGGCCGACGTCTATATGGCTTACGGGCGCGACGCCCAGGCCGAGGAGATCCTGCTCGAAGCCAAGCAGAAGGAGCCCGGACGCCACGCCATCCATCTCAAGCTGCTGGAGATCTACCTGGCACGGGCCGACGCCAAACCCTTCCTCTCCTTGGCGCAGGAACTCTCTGCGGCAACCGGCGGCGTTGGACCGGAGTGGGAGAAGGCTGCCAGCATGGGGCGGCAGCTGGCTCCGGAGAATCCACTGTTCGGCCAACCGGTTGCGGCGGCCGAGGCAGCCGGCATGCCGCCCGCCGCCATGCCCGCCACCACCGTCGTCGCAAGCGCAGCGATGCCACCGGAAGAACTCGAGGACACACTCACCAGACCAGGGGAGCTGGCGGGAATCGTGGCGGCGGTCGGCGGGGCAGCGATCGCTGCGGCGGCAACACCCACCCGTGACGATCAGGTGGTGGCGCAGGCATCGTCTGCCAGTCTCGAGGAACTCGACTTCGACCTCGGCGGGGACGGCGGCGGTCTGATGACACCGAGCGATGCCGGGGAAGTCGCGCTCGAGACGACGCTCGCCTTCGCTGCCCCACAGCACGAACAGACGCTCGATTTCGACCTCGAGACGTCGCTGCCGAAGGACGCCATCCCGTCCGGCGAGCACGGCGATGCTGCGCGGCTGATCGACGATGCGAGTGCGCTCGAGGTCACGATGCTGGTCGCGCCGGAACTACCGGCAGGCGAACGCGCGTCCGGGGCGAGCCACGAGTTCGAGTTCGACCTCAGCGAGCCGGCTGCGGACGAACCCGCGTGGAAGGTCGCGACGCAACCCCAGGGGCCGCTGGACGAAGGGCCCGAAGGCGTTGCAGAAAGCGCGGAAGCGTTGGAATTCGACGTCCGCCTCACCGAGTCGACGGTGCTCGGCGAGGCGATGCAGAATCCAGCCTTCGACATGTCCTCGATTTCGCTCGATCTCGGACAGGCGGAGACCCTCACCGCAGGCGCCACGCCGTCCATGATGGGCGCGCTCGACTTCTCTTTCGGCGCAGATCAGGCCGAGACGGTGGTCAATCCGGACTTCGCTGCCGACCAGACCGATACCGAGGTCAATCCGAGCTTCGGCGAGGCCACGGCGCTGGCCGAGCAGGGCGAGATCAGCTCCAGTGAGGAAGTGGCAACGAAACTCGACCTCGCCCGGGCTTATCAGGAAATGGGCGACGCCGAAGGAGCACGCGAACTGCTGCAGGAAGTCGTCAACGAAGGTGATTCGGGACAGAGGCAAACAGCCCTGGCGCTCCTCGCGGCGCTGCGCGACTAG
- a CDS encoding VCBS repeat-containing protein, translating into MMRIAGSEVHMVASHVSLQHEETRQSLRVWTGTQPPDFAADSGHLPASARVTLSDAARAAQGAEASAKASEVEVDPADNEPRLVLLRTIIELLTGEEARVFDARELSAPAAAAPPAPAPVAGTVGDRRRHGVAYELQSTRAEFQQVSLAAQGVVRTADGQEISFALEISLSRAYYAESNLSLRLGDADRPRKDPLLVNFAGTSAQLLEQRFRFDLDADGTAENINLPATGTGFLAFDRNGDRRINDGSELFGGRSGDGFADLVQLDDDGNGWIDENDAAWTQLRLWTPEASGDGQLLPLQQANVGALGLAHLATPFDLRDQGNQTLAQIRSSGIYLRETGGVGSLQQVDLSV; encoded by the coding sequence ATGATGAGGATTGCCGGAAGTGAAGTGCACATGGTGGCATCGCACGTGTCGCTGCAACACGAGGAGACGAGGCAGTCGCTGCGCGTGTGGACGGGAACGCAGCCACCCGATTTCGCGGCCGACAGCGGCCACCTGCCGGCAAGCGCCCGCGTCACCCTGTCCGATGCCGCGCGTGCGGCCCAAGGGGCCGAGGCCAGCGCCAAGGCGAGCGAGGTCGAAGTCGATCCTGCGGACAACGAGCCCCGGTTGGTGCTGCTGCGCACGATCATCGAGTTGCTCACCGGCGAGGAGGCACGCGTCTTCGACGCGCGCGAGCTGAGTGCGCCGGCAGCGGCCGCGCCACCGGCACCAGCGCCGGTCGCCGGTACCGTTGGCGACCGGCGCCGCCATGGCGTCGCGTACGAGTTGCAAAGCACCCGCGCCGAATTCCAACAAGTGAGCCTTGCCGCCCAAGGCGTCGTGCGCACGGCCGACGGCCAGGAGATCAGCTTCGCACTGGAGATCTCGCTCTCGCGCGCCTACTACGCGGAGAGCAACCTCAGCCTGCGCCTCGGCGATGCAGACCGGCCGCGCAAGGATCCGCTGCTGGTGAACTTCGCCGGCACCTCGGCGCAACTCCTCGAACAGCGCTTCCGTTTCGACCTAGACGCCGACGGCACGGCCGAGAACATCAATCTGCCTGCCACTGGTACTGGTTTCCTGGCATTCGACCGCAACGGCGATAGGCGGATCAACGACGGCAGCGAGCTCTTCGGCGGGCGCAGCGGCGACGGCTTCGCCGATCTCGTCCAACTCGATGACGACGGTAACGGCTGGATCGACGAGAACGATGCCGCGTGGACGCAACTGCGCTTGTGGACACCGGAGGCCAGCGGTGACGGACAGTTGCTGCCACTGCAGCAAGCCAACGTCGGCGCCTTGGGCCTCGCCCATCTGGCGACACCCTTCGACCTGCGCGACCAAGGCAACCAGACCCTCGCACAGATCCGCAGCAGCGGCATCTACCTGCGTGAAACCGGCGGTGTCGGCTCGCTGCAGCAGGTCGACCTCAGCGTCTGA